The archaeon genome includes the window CGCTGCGGTTGGCGTACGTCACGCCGAACCTGATCCCGTCGAAGAACTTCTGCCGTTCCTTCTTGTCTTCACTGAAGATCCCGGCGGTGAGGCCGTAGGGGGTCGCGTTTGCCTTTCTGATGGCCTCGTCGACGTTCCTGACGCCGTCCACCACGACGAGGGGAAGGAAGAGCTCGTCCTTGAAGAGCCTGTGTTCCTCGGGAAGGCCAGTGATTACTGTGGGCGAAACGTAGTATCCTTTGCCCAGGCCAGGGCCCGAAACCACCTTGCCCCCGGTCAGGACCTTGCCGCCGGACCTCCTTGCCTCTGCGACGGAAGCCTCGAATTTGGTGACAGCGGCCGCGTTGATGATAGGGCCCATGAAGACCTCCTTCCGCCTCGGGTCCCCGACGGCGACCTTGGCTATCCGGTCCTTGAGTGCCTGGAGGAATTCGTCTCTTATCCCGTCCTGGACGTAGACCCTCGAAGTGGCGCTGCACTTCTGACCCCCGTAGCCGTAGGCTGCGCGGACCGTCCCCTCGACTGCCTTGGGGACGTCTGCCCTGTTGGATACGATGGTCGGGTTCTTGCTCCCCATTTCGAGAAGGATTGGCTTCGGATAGGGTTGCTCGGTCAGGAAGCGCCTGTAGAGCCTCATGCCGACGTCCCTCGAGCCAGTGAAGGCGATGCCCGCCACGTCCGGGTTGGCGACGAACTCATCCTCGAAGTTGCCGCCGGGCCCGGTCACGAAGTTGACCGCCCCGTCAGGGACTCCGGCGTCGGAGAGCGCGCTGTAGAGCATGAACCCGGTGAGGGGGGCCTCGCTCGTGGGCTTGAGTATGACCGAGTTCCCTGTGATCAGAGCCCCGAGGGCCATCCCGCTCGCGAGCATGAAGGGGAAGTTGAACGGGGAGATGACCGGCCAGACGCCATGGGGCTTGCCGAAGACCGTGTTGTGCTCTCCAGGTCCTGCCTTGCCCATCGCCGAAGTGTAGCCCTTCTCCTTGCGCATGATCTTGGCATAGAAGCTGACTGCGTCGACCGCCTCCCAGCACTCGGCGAGAGCCTCGAGCCTGTTCTTCCCCACCTCGTAGGTGATCCCGACGGCGATTTCGAACTTCCGCTGGTCGACCAAGCCTGCGAACTTCTCCATCACCCGCACGCGGTCCTCCCAGGTGAAGGCACGCCAGTCCTCGAAGCCTGCCTTGGCCGCCTCGATGGCTGCCTTTGCGTGCTCCCTAGTTCCCGTCTGGAACTTCCCTACCACGATGGAGGTGTCGATGGGGCTTCGGTGCTCGAACTCCCCCGCCGGGGACCAGACCTTCTCGCCGCCGATTACCATCGGGTGCTTCTTTCCGAGTTTGGAACCGAACGCCTTGAGAGCTGCTTCGAACTTCGGATGAAGGGTCTCGTCCGCGAAGAGCGTCGTGTATGTCACCTTGGGACCCTGCTTCGGCAATCTGAGGCCGAGCGACCGTTTGCGATACTTAACGTTTCCAGACTGAAAGGCGATTCTTTCGGTCTGGCCGGATGTTAGGCGCTCTTCTCGAGCAGGGCGTTCTTGGCGAGGTGGGCCGAGTACTGAATTGCCACGGCGGCCTTCACCTCTCCCATGTCCACACTGGAGCCAAGGAGTTTCTCCATCGAGATCATCGTGCCCGGGTCAAGCCCGCAGGGCCTGATGAGGTCGAAGTACCCCATGTCGGTGTTGACATTGAGGGCGAAGCCATGGTAGGCGACCCAGTTCGTGACCGCGACGCCGATGGAGGCCAGCTTCTTCCCTTCGACCCAGACCCCTGGATGCCCTTCGAGGGTCGTCG containing:
- a CDS encoding aldehyde dehydrogenase family protein produces the protein MPKQGPKVTYTTLFADETLHPKFEAALKAFGSKLGKKHPMVIGGEKVWSPAGEFEHRSPIDTSIVVGKFQTGTREHAKAAIEAAKAGFEDWRAFTWEDRVRVMEKFAGLVDQRKFEIAVGITYEVGKNRLEALAECWEAVDAVSFYAKIMRKEKGYTSAMGKAGPGEHNTVFGKPHGVWPVISPFNFPFMLASGMALGALITGNSVILKPTSEAPLTGFMLYSALSDAGVPDGAVNFVTGPGGNFEDEFVANPDVAGIAFTGSRDVGMRLYRRFLTEQPYPKPILLEMGSKNPTIVSNRADVPKAVEGTVRAAYGYGGQKCSATSRVYVQDGIRDEFLQALKDRIAKVAVGDPRRKEVFMGPIINAAAVTKFEASVAEARRSGGKVLTGGKVVSGPGLGKGYYVSPTVITGLPEEHRLFKDELFLPLVVVDGVRNVDEAIRKANATPYGLTAGIFSEDKKERQKFFDGIRFGVTYANRSGGSTTGAWPGAQSFTGWKASGATGRGIGSPYYLLNFMRDQSQTVVS